The genomic stretch TCGCCATCACGCTCACCACGTACGACGAGCGCTCCGGCATCATCTACGACTCGGACATCTCCTTCAACGCGGCGCGCTTCTCCTTCACGACGGCGAACGGCGGCACGTGCTTCCCTCCGGTGACGACCCACTGCGTGGCCACCGACGTGCAGAACACCGCCACGCACGAGGTCGGCCACCTCATCGGTCTGGACCACACGCGCGCCACCGGCTCCACCATGAACCCCAGCGCGCCGCCGGGAGAGGTGTCCAAGCGCGTGGTGGACTCGGGCTCGCGCGGCTTCGTCTGTGACGCCTACCCCCAGGGGCAGGCCAGCCAGTCGTGCCTCCACCCGGTGACGTCCATCGACCTGGGACCCAAGGCTGGAGGCTGCTCCGCTGCGGGGCGGGGTGGGGTGCTGTCCCTGGTGGCCGTCTGGTCGCTGTGGCTGGCGCGCCGCCGCCGTCGCGAGGAGGCGGTCCGGTGAGGAAGGCGCTGGCGCTCGCGGCCGCGTGCCTGGCCACCTCCGCTCAAGCGCAGATGGACGAGGAGCCGTCCTACCGCCGCACCGTGGTGCCCAGGCACCCGCTGTGCCTGGTGTGGCCGGTGCGTGAGTACGTCTACCACCTGGATGCGGCGGGTAGCGCGCGCACGCCTGGAGACTCCGAGGTAGCGGCCATCGAGGCGTCCTTCGACTCGTGGCGGAGCATCTCCGACGGGTGCAGCGACTACCGGTTCACCCGGGGCGAGGACTGGCGAGCGCCCATCGCCGTGGGCTACGACGAGACGCGTCCCCGGGACAACTACAACATCATCACGTTCCGGGAGACGTCGTGCCACGAAGTTGCCCCGGCGGATGATGCGTGCTGGACCGAAGAGACGTGCGGCAACGTCTACCAGTGCTGGGAGCATCCGTCTGGGACCATCGGCCTCACCACGTCCACGTTCTCCTATCGGGACGGGCGGGTGTTGGACTCGGACATCGAGCTGAACGCGTCCCAGCCGGCACGGGGCTATGGCTTCCTCTTCACCACGGTGGACTCACCGGTGTGTGAAGGCGAGCCCTCGGTGGACTGCGTGGCCACGGACATCCAGAACACCATGACGCACGAGATTGGCCACGTGGTGGGGCTGGACCATGTCTTCGTCCCAGGCGCCACCATGGAGGCCACCGCGCCTCCGGGAGAGACGCGCAAGCGCGTCATCGACTCGGGGTCGGCCGCCGGGTTCTGTGACATCTACCCGCGTCACCTGCCGCCCACCCAGTGCTTCGTGCGGGAGGGGGCGGGGTTTGCGTTGAAGGCGGACGGCCGGGGCAGCGGCTGCGCGGCGGCACCGGGTCCGGTGGCGCTGGGGCTGGTCGCGCTCGTCCTGATGCGTGTGCGGCGGCGTGCAGTCCACGCTGCGGCGTCCTTCCGGCGGGATTAGAGGTCCAGGCGTGGCCGTCGCATTCTTCGACTTGGACAAGACGCTCATCGCCGCCAACTCGGGCTCGCTGTGGATTCGCCGCGAGCTCGAGCTGGGGCACATCTCCCGCTTCCAGGCGCTGCGCGCCAGCCTCTGGATCGCGCGCTACCACCTGGGCTTCGTGTCCATGCAGGACGCCGTGGCGCGCGCGATTGCCCAGCTCGCCGGTACTCCCGCGAAGCCGCTCCAGGAGCGCACCGTCGTGTTCTACGAGGAGCACGTGCGGCCGCTCTACCGGCCCGGAGCCTGGGCCGTGCTGGACGCGCACCGGCGCGCCGGAGAGCGGCTCGTCCTGTTGACGTCGTCCACGGGCTACCTGTCGGAGCTGGTGGCGCGGGAGCTGGGACTGGACGCGGTGCTGTGCAACCGCTTCGAGGTCGATGGCGAGGGCCTCCACACCGGACGCGCCCTGGGGACCATCTGCTTCGGCGAGGGCAAGCGCGTCTGTGCCGAGGCCTACGTGCGCGAGGCGGGCGTGGCTCTGTCGGCGTGCGCCTTCTACACCGATTCGTATTCGGACCTGTCGGTAATGGAGGTGGTGGGGCGGCCCGTGGCCGTCCACCCAGACCACCGGCTGCGGCGCCACGCCCGGAAGCGGGGCTGGCCGGTGGTGGACTGGGGTGTGCCGCCCGGCGGCGATGTGCCGGCCGTTCCGCCGGCGCCACCCGTGGTGCCCTCCACCGGACCCTGATGCGCGCTGGGTCCGGCGGGGACGGTCAGCGATGCATCCTCAGCGGCGCGGTGCCACCAGGCGCATGCTGAAGGTGTAGTCCACGTTCACCGGGTAGCCCTTGTAGACGATGGGCTTGTAGGTGCGGGACGTGAGGGCATCGAGCACCGCGCGCTCCATGTGGGCCACGGACTTGATGGTCCGGCACTTCTCCACGCGGCCCTGCTGGGTGATGGTGCAGCGGACAATCATCACGCCGCTCGACTTCGCGGCCATCGCTTCGCGCGTGTAGATGATGTCCTTGCCCTGGTCGACCATCTCCGGGCGAGGCATGTCCTCGTTGTAGGGGAGCACGTCGCCACGCGCGGAGGCCACCGCCGCGGTGGGGAGGACCGGCAGCGCGAGCCCGGTCGCTGAGCCCTTGGCCGGAGCCGCGTCGGTTGCCGAGGCCGTGGCGCCTCCGACGGCCGCCGCGACAGGGAGCTCCGTGGCGGGCGAGGCCGTGGGGGCGAGCATCACCGGCGCGGACATGCCGCCCGGCGTGGCCACCGGCTCGACTTCCTCCGCCGTCTCATCCGCGCTCACGGAGGCCACCTCGACTTGCCGGCCGCCGCCCGCGCCGCCCCGGCGCTTCTGGAGCTTCTGCGACAGCACCACCTCGCCGGTACCGCCCGTGACGACGGTCTCCATCTGGTAGCCCTCCATCGCGAAGGTCAGCTCCACCGTGACGGAGCCATCCTGTCCCGACGGAATCTCCAGGGTGAAGGGCGTGACGCCTCGCTCCTTGCCCCGGTAGAAGACGCGGGCGCCGGAGGGCTGGCTCATCAGCTTGAAGCGGACCTTGCCCGCGTTGGCGGCGGCCGCGGGCTCGGCGGCAGGCTCCGCGGCGGGCGCGGCGGCGACGGGCGCCGGGGCCTCCGTTTGGGGCGCGGGGGCAGGCGGCGCCGCTTCCTTGTTCGCCATGAAGAACACCGCGCCGCCCGCGATGAGGCCCGCCACCACGAGGCCGCCCAGGCCACCCGTGAGCAGCGTGCGCTGCCGGGCGCGCTCGACGTCCTTGGGCACCTCCACGCTGATGTCCACTGCCAGCGTGTCACCGGATTCGGTGTTGTTTCCCACGTTGGAGAACAGCGCGGGGGACGGGTAGGGGCCCGTCGTCGTCGCGCCGCCGGGCCGCTTGAAGATGCCGCTGTTGCCACCCGCGGCCATGCTCGCTTCGCGCAGGCCCTCCAGCAACTCGTCCATCGTCTGGTAGCGCCGCGCCGGGTCCTTCTCCAGGCAGCGCCGCACCACCGCCTCGATTTCCGGCGGGATATGGAGGTCCGGACGCACCTGCTGGAAGGTGGGCGGGGCTTCCTTGTAGTGGGCGAAGATGAGCTCGATGTGGTCGCGCGCGATGAACGGCGGACGCCCCATCAGCATCTGGAAGAGCACGATGCCCAGCGAGTACACGTCGCTGCGCGCGTCGGTGGCGTTGCGCGCCTGCTCGGGCGCCATGTACTGCGGCGAGCCCAGGAACGTGCCGTTCTGGGTGATTTCGGGGGAGAGCTGCCCCTCCTGGGGCGCCGCCACCGACTTCACCAGGCCGAAGTCCAGCACCTTGACCAGGTCCTGATCCTGCTCGTTGAGGAGCATGATGTTGGCCGGCTTCAGGTCGCGGTGGATGATGCCCAGGCTGTGCGCCTCGCGCAGTGAGCGGCAGATCTGCTGGGTGACGGAGATGGCGCGGGACCACGCCAGCGGGCCGACCTGCCCCAGCACCTGGGCCAGCGTCCGGCCGTCCAGGTACTCCATGGCAATGTAGAAGATGCCGTCGTCCGTCTGCCCGTAGTCGATGACGGTGACGGTGTTGGGATGGCGCAGCTTGGACGTCAGCGACGCCTCGCGCAGGAAGCGCTTCTGGAAGCCAGGGTCCCGGCTGCTGGGGAAGCTGGGGTTGAGCACCTTGAGCGCCACCACACGCTCGAGCGGTGCCTGCAGGGCCCGGTAGACCTTGCCCATGCCCCCGATGCCCAACGGTTCCAGGACGCTG from Myxococcus xanthus encodes the following:
- a CDS encoding myxosortase-dependent metalloprotease, MXAN_2677/MXAN_2678 family encodes the protein MMLLAPLMLALTLGQVDPYVRSRVDAGDTRTQCLFWTSNRVVWNQSTYGNPDTAGDSEFDAIRASFQSWQTIFAECGNLTLVEGPRVDERQVGYRRQGNNTNLVLFRTRDCNTVAPASDACWDDDTCANTYDCWDDDDNTIAITLTTYDERSGIIYDSDISFNAARFSFTTANGGTCFPPVTTHCVATDVQNTATHEVGHLIGLDHTRATGSTMNPSAPPGEVSKRVVDSGSRGFVCDAYPQGQASQSCLHPVTSIDLGPKAGGCSAAGRGGVLSLVAVWSLWLARRRRREEAVR
- a CDS encoding myxosortase-dependent metalloprotease, MXAN_2677/MXAN_2678 family, producing the protein MAGAPPPSRGGGPVRKALALAAACLATSAQAQMDEEPSYRRTVVPRHPLCLVWPVREYVYHLDAAGSARTPGDSEVAAIEASFDSWRSISDGCSDYRFTRGEDWRAPIAVGYDETRPRDNYNIITFRETSCHEVAPADDACWTEETCGNVYQCWEHPSGTIGLTTSTFSYRDGRVLDSDIELNASQPARGYGFLFTTVDSPVCEGEPSVDCVATDIQNTMTHEIGHVVGLDHVFVPGATMEATAPPGETRKRVIDSGSAAGFCDIYPRHLPPTQCFVREGAGFALKADGRGSGCAAAPGPVALGLVALVLMRVRRRAVHAAASFRRD
- a CDS encoding HAD family hydrolase; translation: MAVAFFDLDKTLIAANSGSLWIRRELELGHISRFQALRASLWIARYHLGFVSMQDAVARAIAQLAGTPAKPLQERTVVFYEEHVRPLYRPGAWAVLDAHRRAGERLVLLTSSTGYLSELVARELGLDAVLCNRFEVDGEGLHTGRALGTICFGEGKRVCAEAYVREAGVALSACAFYTDSYSDLSVMEVVGRPVAVHPDHRLRRHARKRGWPVVDWGVPPGGDVPAVPPAPPVVPSTGP
- a CDS encoding TonB family protein, whose product is MIKGDSPNPEAPAGTGADPLIGRTLNGRFSVLEPLGIGGMGKVYRALQAPLERVVALKVLNPSFPSSRDPGFQKRFLREASLTSKLRHPNTVTVIDYGQTDDGIFYIAMEYLDGRTLAQVLGQVGPLAWSRAISVTQQICRSLREAHSLGIIHRDLKPANIMLLNEQDQDLVKVLDFGLVKSVAAPQEGQLSPEITQNGTFLGSPQYMAPEQARNATDARSDVYSLGIVLFQMLMGRPPFIARDHIELIFAHYKEAPPTFQQVRPDLHIPPEIEAVVRRCLEKDPARRYQTMDELLEGLREASMAAGGNSGIFKRPGGATTTGPYPSPALFSNVGNNTESGDTLAVDISVEVPKDVERARQRTLLTGGLGGLVVAGLIAGGAVFFMANKEAAPPAPAPQTEAPAPVAAAPAAEPAAEPAAAANAGKVRFKLMSQPSGARVFYRGKERGVTPFTLEIPSGQDGSVTVELTFAMEGYQMETVVTGGTGEVVLSQKLQKRRGGAGGGRQVEVASVSADETAEEVEPVATPGGMSAPVMLAPTASPATELPVAAAVGGATASATDAAPAKGSATGLALPVLPTAAVASARGDVLPYNEDMPRPEMVDQGKDIIYTREAMAAKSSGVMIVRCTITQQGRVEKCRTIKSVAHMERAVLDALTSRTYKPIVYKGYPVNVDYTFSMRLVAPRR